A single window of Cytobacillus dafuensis DNA harbors:
- a CDS encoding FAD binding domain-containing protein, translating to MLVSEIEVVTPATLEECLSIIANEEKVLKLIAGGTDAVVRMKEGKWRPSTWVNIKGLRELRYIIEKDGAIHIGPLTTHTDIISSSLLQKKANVLVEASREVGAIQMQNVGTIGGNIGTASPAGDTLPALYVLNTLLELSTNKSKRIVPIEEFFTGPGRTILKKNEMITNIIVQPQGENEIGIFQKLGPRKAQSISIVNVAISLLMAKDRQVLSGKIAFGSVAPTIIRAKKCESILTLHPLTDEMIQNIAKVAWKEVMPITDVRATAEYRRDMASSLLERGLYRLMRRWESK from the coding sequence ATGCTTGTCTCTGAAATTGAGGTTGTCACCCCTGCCACATTAGAAGAATGTCTTTCAATAATAGCCAATGAGGAGAAGGTTTTGAAGTTAATAGCAGGCGGTACTGATGCCGTAGTTCGAATGAAAGAAGGAAAATGGAGACCCAGTACATGGGTAAATATAAAAGGATTAAGAGAATTACGTTACATTATCGAAAAAGACGGTGCAATCCATATTGGTCCCTTAACAACACATACCGATATCATCAGCTCCTCCCTCCTGCAAAAAAAAGCAAATGTTCTTGTTGAAGCATCACGAGAAGTTGGAGCCATTCAGATGCAAAATGTAGGTACGATTGGCGGCAATATTGGAACAGCTTCCCCAGCTGGAGATACACTTCCAGCATTGTATGTACTTAACACCCTTTTAGAACTTAGTACAAATAAATCAAAACGCATTGTTCCTATTGAGGAATTTTTCACAGGACCAGGAAGAACTATTTTGAAAAAAAATGAAATGATTACGAATATTATTGTTCAACCTCAGGGCGAAAATGAAATTGGGATCTTTCAAAAGCTTGGTCCACGTAAGGCACAATCCATTTCAATTGTGAATGTAGCCATTTCATTATTGATGGCGAAGGACCGTCAAGTATTAAGTGGAAAAATTGCATTTGGCTCCGTTGCACCAACGATTATCCGGGCAAAAAAATGTGAATCCATCCTCACTCTTCATCCCCTTACAGATGAAATGATTCAGAACATCGCAAAGGTGGCTTGGAAAGAAGTGATGCCAATTACTGACGTTAGAGCTACAGCAGAGTACAGACGTGATATGGCGAGTTCACTCTTAGAGCGAGGCCTCTACCGACTAATGAGGAGATGGGAAAGCAAATGA
- a CDS encoding nucleobase:cation symporter-2 family protein, with the protein MEKLNPVKVGTLGFQHVLAMYAGAVIVPLIVGPAIGLNAQQLAYLISIDLFTCGIATLLQVIGGKHFGIKLPVILGCTFTAVGPMIAIGKLEGITSIYGAIIVSGIIVMILSQFMSKIMRFFPPVVTGSVVSIIGVSLIPVAMNNAAGGLGSPDFGSTQNLLLAILTLALIIIINRFFKGYMKAISVLLSLIAGTVVAYFMGMVSFDDVSNASWFHIVQPFYFGFPTFSFSAILTMTLVAIVSMIESTGVFLALGDVCDRKLESSDIKKGLRAEGLAVIVGGIFNAFPYTSFSQNVGLVVLTKVKTRNVVISAGVILMILGLLPKIAALTTIIPMAVLGGAMIPMFGMVISSGVRMLSAVDFSKNENLLIIACSIGIGLGSAVVPAIFGSLPTSIRLLVENGIVLGSLTAILLNLVFNYKDLNISESEQVNQLKSDHSVDVI; encoded by the coding sequence TTGGAAAAGCTAAATCCTGTAAAAGTTGGAACTTTAGGATTTCAGCATGTTTTGGCAATGTATGCGGGTGCTGTAATTGTTCCATTAATCGTCGGGCCTGCAATTGGTTTAAACGCTCAGCAACTAGCCTATTTAATTTCAATCGATTTATTCACCTGTGGGATAGCCACATTATTGCAGGTTATTGGCGGAAAGCATTTTGGAATAAAATTGCCTGTCATATTAGGGTGTACCTTTACGGCAGTAGGACCAATGATTGCAATTGGGAAATTAGAAGGAATCACATCTATATACGGGGCCATTATTGTATCAGGAATAATTGTTATGATCCTATCCCAGTTTATGAGTAAAATCATGCGATTCTTTCCACCTGTGGTAACTGGTTCAGTTGTATCCATCATCGGAGTTTCCTTAATTCCGGTTGCAATGAATAATGCAGCAGGAGGTCTGGGATCTCCAGACTTTGGAAGTACGCAAAATCTACTTTTAGCCATATTAACTCTTGCCCTTATTATAATAATAAACCGTTTCTTTAAGGGGTATATGAAAGCCATATCTGTCTTACTTTCCTTAATCGCAGGCACGGTTGTGGCATATTTTATGGGGATGGTTAGTTTTGATGATGTATCCAATGCCTCATGGTTTCATATCGTTCAGCCTTTTTATTTTGGATTTCCAACCTTTAGCTTCTCTGCCATCCTTACCATGACCCTTGTAGCCATTGTGAGCATGATAGAGTCGACTGGTGTTTTTTTAGCATTAGGTGATGTTTGTGATCGAAAGCTAGAATCTAGTGATATTAAAAAAGGATTACGTGCTGAAGGACTTGCAGTTATAGTAGGTGGAATTTTTAATGCATTCCCATACACCTCTTTCTCGCAAAATGTGGGTTTAGTAGTTTTGACAAAAGTAAAAACGAGAAATGTTGTCATTTCTGCAGGGGTCATTTTAATGATTTTAGGTCTTTTGCCTAAGATCGCTGCTCTAACAACGATTATTCCAATGGCCGTTTTAGGGGGAGCGATGATTCCGATGTTTGGAATGGTTATTTCCTCCGGTGTAAGAATGCTTTCAGCGGTGGATTTTAGTAAAAATGAAAACCTATTAATCATAGCCTGCTCAATCGGAATTGGACTTGGATCAGCAGTTGTTCCTGCAATATTTGGATCCCTCCCGACTAGTATCCGCTTATTAGTAGAAAACGGAATTGTATTAGGAAGTTTGACAGCAATTTTATTAAATTTGGTCTTTAACTATAAAGATTTAAATATATCTGAAAGTGAGCAAGTCAATCAGCTGAAAAGTGATCATTCGGTGGATGTCATTTAA
- a CDS encoding UbiX family flavin prenyltransferase, whose translation MSSFRQEERKKRILVGITGASGSLYAYALVRALHQLGIETHLIVTEMGEKVMQFECNKKMDELKEYATIHSNKNLFASIASGSYLTDGMVIVPCSMNTLGAIANGVGDTLLSRAASVVLKEKRTFIIVPREAPFNLIHLRNMTALAETGACIMPASPGFYHKPTEIWELANFMVARILDMLNIDHRLLERWGEKT comes from the coding sequence TTGTCTAGCTTTAGACAAGAAGAAAGAAAAAAGCGTATTTTAGTGGGAATAACCGGAGCAAGCGGATCATTGTATGCTTATGCATTGGTCCGTGCTCTCCATCAATTAGGAATTGAAACACACTTAATTGTAACGGAGATGGGAGAAAAAGTAATGCAATTTGAGTGTAACAAGAAGATGGATGAGCTCAAGGAATATGCCACTATTCATAGCAATAAAAACCTGTTTGCTTCCATTGCAAGCGGATCATACTTAACGGATGGGATGGTGATTGTCCCGTGCTCAATGAATACACTTGGTGCGATTGCAAATGGAGTCGGAGATACTTTGCTAAGCAGAGCGGCAAGTGTTGTTTTGAAAGAAAAACGAACCTTTATTATTGTTCCGAGAGAAGCACCTTTTAACTTAATTCATTTACGTAATATGACTGCACTTGCTGAGACTGGTGCTTGCATTATGCCTGCATCTCCTGGATTTTATCATAAACCAACAGAAATTTGGGAGCTAGCTAATTTTATGGTTGCACGTATTTTAGACATGCTGAATATTGATCATCGGCTGCTTGAAAGGTGGGGAGAAAAGACATGA
- a CDS encoding nucleotidyltransferase family protein — MIGTAILLAAGQSKRMQPLTHKGLLSWEGKTLFEHQLQMLLQSSLSDIIVILGHEAELFLHIANKYPVKTIYNENFKKGKCSSIICGLQAANKDSKMILVSSVDQPVDYKIINQLVLSMKDTDQPISIPINKGKRGHPILFSRKIISDLLLINEKTQGLRNIIRKYENQIIEVPIDSILIGLNINTPEDYQNAMKINLCGN, encoded by the coding sequence ATGATTGGGACTGCCATTCTTCTTGCAGCTGGACAGTCTAAACGCATGCAGCCGCTAACTCATAAAGGTCTCCTGTCTTGGGAGGGAAAGACCTTATTTGAGCATCAACTGCAAATGCTGCTGCAATCTTCACTTTCGGACATTATTGTTATTCTAGGGCATGAGGCGGAACTCTTTTTACATATAGCAAATAAATATCCAGTGAAAACAATATATAATGAGAATTTCAAAAAAGGAAAATGTTCTTCTATAATTTGTGGACTCCAAGCAGCTAACAAAGATTCTAAGATGATTCTAGTTTCTTCAGTAGATCAGCCAGTCGATTATAAAATCATTAATCAACTTGTTCTTTCGATGAAAGATACAGACCAGCCTATTTCTATTCCTATTAATAAAGGAAAGAGAGGGCATCCGATTCTTTTTTCCAGAAAAATTATTAGTGATCTTCTCTTAATAAATGAAAAAACACAAGGTCTAAGAAATATTATTCGAAAATATGAAAATCAAATTATTGAGGTTCCTATTGATAGTATCTTAATTGGACTAAATATAAACACGCCCGAAGATTATCAAAATGCTATGAAGATAAATCTGTGCGGTAATTAA
- a CDS encoding Na-translocating system protein MpsC family protein, with translation MSTISIKFHHTFKKDLAHLYNRVNQEIYGVGVKKQRIETFDDRVIIFAQHKRVQALKMLSKNFQLLTISVDSALIVEFKSLFKVQIEETLHLKVKTILKDYDPLSEEACTIIYFEE, from the coding sequence ATGTCTACTATTTCAATAAAATTCCACCATACTTTTAAAAAAGATCTTGCTCATCTGTATAATCGAGTCAATCAGGAGATATACGGGGTCGGTGTTAAAAAACAGAGAATTGAAACCTTTGATGATAGAGTCATTATTTTTGCACAGCATAAGCGTGTACAGGCATTAAAAATGCTAAGCAAGAATTTTCAGCTCCTTACCATTTCGGTTGATTCAGCATTAATTGTTGAATTTAAATCGTTATTCAAAGTGCAGATTGAAGAAACTCTTCATCTGAAAGTAAAAACAATTTTAAAGGATTATGATCCCCTAAGTGAAGAAGCTTGTACAATCATTTACTTTGAAGAATAA
- a CDS encoding xanthine dehydrogenase family protein molybdopterin-binding subunit codes for MKQLNTTKNEQSLNWVGKRVKRIDGPEKVTGELKYMTDLHFDNMVWGKVLRAKYPHAKIKSIHTLNAEKLPGVVCVLTHKDIPGFNGFGIVIPDQPILCSNIVRCTGDAICLVAAESEEIAERALELIDVEYELLEVVTDAEKAMTASAPQLHPDGNIHSHVKIKNGNTEEAFIEADIIVENTFYSPRQMHAFIETEGGWGVMDADGFITIHCPGQYAHRDRMQIARALAYNPERIRVISSPIGGAFGGKDEITVQIYLALLAMHTNGRPVKIHLSREESVIAGIKRHPFKVHMKTAAKKDGTLIANEVRAVADTGAYASLGGAVIALAIEHSCGPYKIPNVNLEGFCVYTNNGISGAFRGFGVNQVCMGIETHLDMIAEQLNMDKVEIRKKNVYHQGEISSLGHIVKSSVGTYKTLELAENCDLWKNRSQYKSEVSEPWKKRGVALATSFHGIGMGIGLPDYGAASIEILPDGKFLVAVGCEEIGGGNSTAYAQVAAEILNCDINNIKVVQGDTSRTLDGGTVTASRSTYTGGRAVATAAPNMVKLLTNTAAELLNVPPSKIEVLPNCLNANGKAVNYQTIHQYLFEHHRSTRVEGHFILPKERVEIEGSGGAPHHLYGYLTHVVMVEIDTLTGETDVLRVVSIPDAGKVINPQGLEGQAEGGAVMGIGYTLYEDVVIENGYHKTRNFTDYIIPTIRETPLIETFPVEDTPEDSGPFGAKGIGEVVMIPIIAAIVSAIYDATGVRIYHLPATPERIFNALKELKKQNVHTSR; via the coding sequence ATGAAACAGTTAAATACAACGAAAAATGAACAATCCTTAAATTGGGTTGGAAAGCGAGTTAAAAGAATTGACGGTCCAGAAAAAGTGACTGGTGAATTAAAATATATGACTGATCTCCATTTTGACAATATGGTCTGGGGAAAGGTATTGCGAGCTAAATATCCTCACGCAAAAATTAAATCCATTCATACATTAAATGCAGAAAAACTTCCAGGTGTAGTCTGTGTTCTTACTCATAAGGATATACCAGGTTTTAATGGATTTGGGATTGTAATTCCTGACCAGCCTATATTATGTTCGAATATTGTTCGTTGCACTGGTGATGCTATTTGCTTAGTTGCTGCTGAATCGGAAGAAATAGCTGAACGGGCTCTTGAATTAATTGATGTTGAATATGAGTTGCTAGAAGTTGTGACGGATGCCGAAAAAGCGATGACAGCTTCAGCACCCCAGCTCCATCCAGATGGAAATATTCATAGCCATGTCAAAATAAAGAATGGAAATACAGAAGAAGCTTTTATAGAAGCGGATATTATTGTTGAAAATACATTTTATTCACCACGTCAAATGCACGCTTTTATTGAAACAGAAGGCGGCTGGGGCGTCATGGATGCTGACGGATTCATCACCATCCACTGTCCAGGGCAATATGCACATCGTGATCGTATGCAAATCGCTCGTGCTCTTGCCTATAATCCTGAACGAATTCGAGTGATATCCAGTCCAATTGGTGGTGCATTTGGCGGCAAGGATGAAATTACAGTGCAAATATATCTTGCCCTTCTCGCCATGCATACAAATGGACGGCCGGTTAAAATCCATTTAAGCCGTGAAGAATCCGTGATTGCAGGAATAAAAAGACATCCTTTCAAGGTTCATATGAAAACGGCAGCAAAAAAAGACGGAACATTAATTGCAAATGAAGTGCGAGCCGTTGCAGATACTGGTGCATATGCATCCCTTGGAGGTGCAGTTATTGCTCTTGCAATTGAGCATAGCTGTGGACCATATAAAATTCCCAACGTAAACCTTGAAGGCTTTTGTGTTTATACAAATAATGGCATCTCAGGTGCATTTAGAGGTTTTGGTGTAAACCAAGTTTGTATGGGAATCGAAACTCATTTGGACATGATTGCCGAACAGCTAAATATGGATAAAGTTGAAATCCGAAAGAAAAACGTATACCACCAAGGCGAGATTTCTAGCTTAGGACATATTGTCAAGTCAAGCGTTGGTACATATAAAACGCTAGAGCTTGCCGAAAATTGCGATCTTTGGAAAAATCGAAGCCAATATAAATCAGAAGTAAGCGAGCCTTGGAAAAAAAGAGGAGTAGCTTTAGCAACTTCCTTTCACGGAATTGGAATGGGAATCGGATTACCAGACTATGGAGCTGCTTCAATTGAAATTCTTCCAGATGGAAAATTCCTAGTTGCTGTTGGTTGTGAAGAAATTGGTGGAGGAAATAGCACCGCCTATGCACAGGTTGCTGCCGAAATCTTAAATTGCGATATAAACAACATAAAAGTTGTACAGGGAGATACATCCCGCACTTTAGACGGCGGTACGGTTACAGCATCACGTTCAACCTATACAGGAGGAAGAGCTGTAGCAACTGCAGCCCCCAATATGGTAAAGCTTCTTACAAATACTGCTGCTGAATTATTAAATGTCCCTCCATCTAAAATAGAAGTTCTGCCAAATTGCTTAAATGCAAATGGAAAAGCAGTAAACTACCAAACCATACATCAATACCTGTTTGAGCATCATCGAAGCACGAGAGTCGAGGGTCACTTTATCCTTCCAAAAGAAAGAGTAGAAATCGAAGGATCTGGAGGAGCCCCCCACCACCTTTATGGCTATTTAACCCATGTTGTCATGGTTGAAATAGATACACTTACTGGAGAAACAGATGTACTTCGAGTCGTTTCCATTCCTGATGCAGGTAAGGTCATAAATCCTCAAGGACTAGAAGGCCAAGCCGAAGGTGGAGCAGTAATGGGAATTGGGTACACCCTTTATGAGGATGTTGTCATCGAAAACGGTTACCATAAAACACGAAATTTTACCGACTATATTATTCCAACCATACGGGAAACGCCATTAATTGAAACCTTCCCAGTTGAGGATACACCCGAGGATTCTGGTCCTTTTGGAGCAAAAGGAATTGGTGAAGTGGTCATGATTCCAATTATTGCAGCCATCGTGTCGGCTATATACGATGCAACTGGAGTAAGAATCTACCATTTGCCAGCTACACCAGAAAGAATCTTTAACGCATTAAAAGAATTAAAAAAACAAAATGTCCACACTTCTAGGTGA
- a CDS encoding UbiD family decarboxylase produces the protein MIPVTMRALLDDWENRGLLYRIKKEVDPRYELGAVINSKQGRQPFLFEKIKGYQSSMAAGLGGDRDLVADSIGVHTSELIPKIIESIVNPIQTTLKETGPVQENLVTGDFDLADLFPIPTYHEKDSGAYYVSGILVVKDLSGNKRYTSIRRMQYLGGNRTNILITSPELLEQYSHFEKLGEPMEVAVMFGVVPAIVLSSQISTHLYHTDKLNVAGALLGQSLDVVRCKTVDLDVLAEAEIVFEGQMLPHEREMEGPFGELAGYYGFRSPQPVVEISAVTYRNNAINQTIFPSSFEEKLPMALVREATLLSTVRQVVPSIKGVHIPMGGVARYHAVIQIEKKSEGDGKQAALAAFASDKDLKHVVVVNDDVDIFNSDDVEWAIATRVQAATDVFIVPGAKGSPLESSHNLRGVSDKMGIDATYPLGMEEMFKRTSIPIKINIDDYL, from the coding sequence ATGATTCCAGTAACTATGAGAGCATTATTAGATGACTGGGAAAATAGAGGTCTATTATATCGTATAAAGAAAGAAGTAGATCCCCGCTATGAATTAGGTGCTGTTATTAATTCTAAACAAGGCAGACAGCCATTCCTTTTTGAAAAAATTAAAGGGTATCAATCATCAATGGCAGCAGGACTTGGCGGAGACCGTGATCTGGTTGCTGACAGTATTGGGGTACATACCTCAGAACTTATTCCAAAAATAATTGAATCTATTGTGAATCCTATTCAAACAACTTTAAAAGAAACAGGTCCTGTTCAGGAGAATTTAGTAACAGGAGATTTTGATTTGGCTGATCTATTCCCAATACCAACTTATCATGAAAAGGACTCCGGGGCTTATTATGTTTCTGGCATTCTAGTTGTGAAGGATTTATCAGGGAATAAAAGGTACACCTCCATAAGGAGAATGCAATACCTGGGAGGAAATCGAACGAATATCTTAATTACTTCACCCGAATTATTGGAACAATATTCTCATTTTGAAAAACTTGGAGAACCTATGGAAGTGGCAGTAATGTTCGGTGTTGTCCCAGCAATCGTATTAAGTTCTCAGATTAGCACTCACCTCTATCACACAGATAAGCTAAATGTCGCAGGGGCATTACTTGGACAATCCCTAGATGTTGTTCGCTGTAAAACAGTTGATTTAGATGTTCTGGCTGAAGCAGAAATTGTATTTGAAGGACAAATGCTTCCTCACGAGCGTGAAATGGAAGGACCGTTTGGGGAATTAGCAGGCTATTATGGCTTCCGTTCACCACAGCCAGTAGTTGAAATTTCTGCAGTTACCTACCGGAATAATGCAATTAATCAAACGATTTTCCCTTCAAGCTTCGAAGAGAAACTCCCAATGGCCCTTGTTCGTGAAGCGACACTATTAAGTACTGTAAGACAGGTTGTTCCAAGTATAAAAGGTGTACATATTCCTATGGGAGGTGTCGCGCGCTATCATGCAGTCATTCAAATCGAGAAGAAATCTGAAGGGGATGGAAAGCAAGCTGCACTTGCCGCTTTTGCAAGTGATAAAGATCTAAAGCATGTAGTAGTCGTTAATGATGACGTAGATATCTTTAATTCAGATGATGTAGAATGGGCGATCGCAACAAGGGTGCAGGCAGCCACTGATGTCTTCATAGTTCCTGGTGCTAAAGGCTCCCCTCTTGAATCATCTCATAATCTAAGAGGAGTGTCCGACAAAATGGGGATTGATGCGACCTATCCATTAGGAATGGAAGAAATGTTTAAAAGAACATCTATACCAATAAAAATTAATATAGATGACTATCTCTAA
- a CDS encoding BMC domain-containing protein: MHALGLIETVGYLTAVSAADAAVKAANVEIVGIEKVIGVSGYLGVTIHLSGDVAAVKSAVDAGKSAADRVGKVISSHVIPRAHNEVANKLLPNFKLEKKSIIKDENDLTTEGNLEDTDHSNE; this comes from the coding sequence TTGCATGCATTAGGGTTAATTGAAACAGTTGGCTATTTAACAGCTGTTTCGGCTGCAGATGCTGCCGTTAAAGCAGCTAATGTTGAGATTGTAGGTATTGAAAAGGTAATTGGTGTGAGCGGCTACCTCGGTGTGACCATCCATTTAAGTGGGGATGTAGCGGCTGTTAAATCTGCAGTTGATGCTGGAAAGAGCGCTGCAGATCGAGTAGGAAAGGTTATTTCTTCACATGTCATCCCGAGAGCTCATAACGAAGTGGCCAATAAGCTACTTCCGAATTTTAAGCTTGAGAAGAAATCTATAATTAAGGATGAAAATGACTTAACAACAGAAGGTAACTTAGAAGATACGGATCATTCAAATGAATAG
- a CDS encoding BMC domain-containing protein, with amino-acid sequence MKAIGMIETRGLTAAIEALDSMAKAANVSLVDLKRVGSGLVTVIVEGDVAAVTAAVEVGKTAHSRTGGELVSFNVIPRPHSELAKIL; translated from the coding sequence ATGAAAGCAATCGGTATGATTGAAACGAGAGGACTAACAGCAGCCATTGAGGCACTTGATTCGATGGCAAAGGCAGCGAATGTAAGTCTTGTTGATTTAAAAAGAGTTGGATCTGGTCTTGTTACCGTCATTGTAGAGGGTGATGTTGCAGCGGTAACTGCTGCAGTTGAAGTTGGAAAGACAGCACATAGCAGGACTGGTGGAGAACTTGTCTCTTTTAATGTCATTCCTCGTCCACATTCAGAACTTGCTAAGATTCTTTAA
- a CDS encoding cysteine hydrolase family protein: MELKGKKHCVVIIDMLNDFIGENAALRCENGEKIVPKIRELIDFAHDQNIQVVHVQEAHRKNDRDFRVRPVHAVKGTWGSQFIPELLPEEDKGDYVVQKRRHSAFSYTDFDLFLREEEIDTVVLTGVWTNVCVRSTASDALYHGYHIICISDGTASQDDDMHRSGLRDIDIFGDIMTTEEYKEAAKLKFSQDQQVV; this comes from the coding sequence ATGGAACTAAAAGGAAAAAAGCATTGTGTCGTCATTATTGACATGCTGAATGATTTTATTGGAGAGAATGCTGCATTACGCTGTGAAAATGGCGAAAAGATTGTTCCAAAAATTAGGGAGCTAATAGATTTCGCACATGATCAAAATATTCAAGTTGTTCATGTCCAAGAAGCACATCGTAAAAATGATCGGGATTTCCGTGTAAGGCCGGTTCATGCAGTAAAGGGAACGTGGGGATCACAATTTATTCCTGAGTTACTGCCTGAAGAAGATAAGGGAGACTATGTTGTTCAAAAGAGGAGACATAGTGCTTTTAGCTACACAGACTTTGATCTCTTTTTAAGAGAGGAAGAGATTGATACTGTCGTTTTGACGGGTGTCTGGACGAATGTGTGTGTACGAAGCACAGCTTCAGATGCTCTTTATCACGGCTATCATATTATCTGTATTTCTGATGGAACGGCCTCTCAGGATGATGACATGCATCGATCAGGATTAAGAGATATTGATATTTTTGGAGATATTATGACGACTGAAGAATATAAAGAAGCAGCAAAATTAAAATTCTCCCAAGACCAACAGGTTGTCTAG
- the allB gene encoding allantoinase AllB: MDLILKNANIPQGDRQVLTNILVKDGKIAGYCNDISILNAAQVIDVGGKLVVPGCIDPHTHFMDPGFTHRETFATGSRSAAAGGLTTIIDMPCCSKPSVRDGDSFHKKIGPIREQAYVDYCFWGGMTGEDAREGWIDNIYPQIEEGVVAFKVYMTPSVPTFPRVSDAEMLEIFKNVAKTGLPIGVHAENYDICTFNSKKLEKEGRLDGPAWAEARSSLAEKVAIELILSFAEATDARVHVVHMSTKEGVELVKAAKKRGVKVTAETCPHYLVLNAQDSMSERGSFAKIAPPLRGKEDNESHWQALADGTIDFVGTDHAPYEIATEKEYSGSNIWNTFPGIPGVETMVPILVSEGLNKGRLSLSRFVEVTSRNAAIHYGIYPKKGSMEIGADADFTVIDLEKEYVIDEQKTESMAKYNPLHGLKLKGKPVQTIIRGNMIYDEDGGGIVGEAGYGEYVRRQSIQRLERTLKYEKYETVKIETKEAVTQNL, translated from the coding sequence ATGGATTTAATTCTTAAAAACGCAAATATTCCTCAAGGAGATCGTCAAGTATTAACGAATATACTGGTAAAAGACGGAAAAATCGCAGGTTACTGCAACGATATTAGCATTTTAAACGCTGCACAGGTGATTGATGTAGGTGGAAAGCTCGTTGTTCCTGGGTGTATTGATCCTCATACTCATTTCATGGATCCAGGTTTTACGCATCGGGAAACCTTTGCAACAGGAAGTCGTTCCGCAGCCGCTGGTGGGTTAACGACAATTATTGATATGCCATGCTGCAGTAAGCCTTCAGTTCGAGATGGTGATAGTTTTCACAAGAAAATTGGTCCAATTCGTGAACAAGCTTATGTTGATTATTGTTTCTGGGGTGGAATGACAGGGGAAGATGCACGTGAAGGCTGGATTGATAATATTTACCCTCAAATTGAAGAAGGGGTAGTTGCATTTAAGGTTTATATGACACCTTCTGTACCTACTTTCCCAAGAGTTTCGGATGCCGAAATGCTAGAAATCTTTAAAAATGTTGCTAAAACAGGACTGCCTATAGGTGTACATGCAGAAAACTATGATATTTGTACGTTTAATTCCAAAAAATTAGAGAAGGAAGGACGGCTAGATGGTCCTGCATGGGCAGAAGCACGCTCAAGTCTAGCTGAGAAAGTGGCAATTGAATTAATCCTTAGCTTCGCCGAGGCAACGGATGCACGTGTACATGTTGTCCATATGAGTACAAAAGAAGGGGTAGAGCTCGTTAAGGCCGCTAAAAAACGAGGTGTGAAGGTTACAGCTGAAACATGTCCTCACTACCTTGTTTTAAATGCACAAGACTCTATGTCAGAACGGGGATCATTTGCAAAAATTGCTCCGCCATTACGCGGCAAAGAAGATAACGAGTCTCATTGGCAAGCGCTTGCTGATGGAACAATTGATTTTGTCGGTACAGACCATGCTCCATATGAAATTGCAACTGAAAAAGAATACTCTGGCTCTAACATTTGGAATACTTTCCCTGGTATTCCGGGTGTTGAAACAATGGTTCCGATTCTTGTAAGTGAAGGTCTTAATAAAGGGCGATTATCACTCTCTCGTTTCGTCGAGGTAACGAGCCGAAACGCAGCTATTCATTATGGCATTTATCCGAAAAAAGGCTCAATGGAAATTGGTGCCGATGCTGATTTCACAGTCATTGATCTAGAAAAGGAATATGTAATAGATGAGCAAAAAACAGAATCAATGGCAAAATATAATCCTTTACATGGATTGAAATTAAAAGGAAAACCAGTTCAAACCATTATCCGTGGAAACATGATCTATGATGAGGATGGCGGCGGTATTGTAGGGGAAGCAGGATATGGAGAGTATGTACGTCGTCAAAGCATTCAACGCCTAGAGCGAACACTAAAATATGAAAAATATGAAACTGTCAAAATCGAAACGAAAGAAGCGGTAACACAAAATTTATAG
- a CDS encoding (2Fe-2S)-binding protein, whose product MRTFHLKVNGSSSTVLCHPTKTLLDVLREDLQLTASKECCGKGECGSCSVLLNGEAACSCLLLISQVNNQEIITCEGVGLTSNMDIIQESFVAEGATQCGYCTPGIIVSAKAFLNGIDYVPAEDEIKTALGGNLCRCTGYTKIIKAIRTAAEKELGIKGILTN is encoded by the coding sequence ATGCGAACATTTCATTTAAAAGTGAATGGTTCAAGTAGTACAGTCCTATGCCATCCTACTAAAACTTTACTAGATGTATTAAGGGAAGACCTTCAGTTAACTGCCAGTAAAGAGTGCTGTGGAAAAGGTGAATGTGGATCATGCTCTGTTCTGCTAAACGGTGAGGCAGCATGTTCTTGTTTATTACTTATTAGTCAGGTTAATAATCAGGAAATTATTACATGTGAAGGAGTTGGATTGACTTCAAACATGGATATTATTCAAGAATCCTTTGTAGCTGAAGGTGCTACTCAATGCGGTTATTGTACACCTGGAATTATAGTATCCGCGAAAGCATTCCTTAATGGGATTGATTATGTTCCCGCTGAAGATGAAATAAAAACTGCTCTTGGAGGCAATCTATGCCGCTGTACAGGTTATACAAAAATAATAAAAGCAATTAGAACTGCCGCTGAAAAAGAATTAGGCATAAAAGGGATATTAACAAATTAA